One genomic region from Thermoleptolyngbya sichuanensis A183 encodes:
- a CDS encoding MinD/ParA family ATP-binding protein: protein MARIVSIHSFRGGTGKSNTAANLSALLSKHGQRVGVIDTDIQSPGIHVLFGLEPNSMKNTLNDYLWGDCTIAESAYDVTVPDFKTGEGAVYLVPSKSSAEDIARVLREGYDVRLLRSGLQDLVKAYNLDYVLIDTHPGLNEETLLALAMSNLLLLVLRPDQQDFQGTAVVLDLARKLRVPKILMLINRVLASVDVEDLKRQVESIYSNEIGAVLPNCEEMMQLGSSDLFAVRYPDHPLSQEMDRLVRQIVAIG, encoded by the coding sequence ATGGCACGGATTGTTTCTATTCACTCTTTTCGAGGCGGCACGGGCAAATCGAACACCGCAGCCAACCTTTCGGCCCTGCTGTCCAAGCACGGACAGCGCGTCGGCGTGATTGACACCGATATCCAGTCGCCGGGGATTCACGTCCTATTTGGGCTGGAACCCAACAGCATGAAAAACACCCTCAACGACTACCTCTGGGGCGATTGTACGATTGCCGAAAGCGCCTACGATGTCACCGTGCCAGACTTCAAAACTGGGGAAGGCGCAGTCTATTTAGTGCCGTCCAAAAGCTCTGCCGAGGATATCGCTCGCGTGTTGCGTGAAGGATACGATGTGCGCCTGCTGCGGAGCGGGCTACAAGATCTGGTCAAAGCCTACAATCTCGACTACGTCCTGATCGACACGCACCCCGGACTGAACGAAGAGACGCTGCTGGCGCTGGCCATGTCAAACCTATTGCTGCTGGTGCTGCGGCCCGACCAGCAAGATTTTCAGGGAACGGCGGTGGTGCTAGATTTGGCGCGAAAGCTGCGCGTTCCCAAGATTCTCATGCTGATCAATCGCGTGCTGGCCAGCGTGGATGTGGAAGACCTGAAAAGGCAGGTCGAGTCGATCTATAGCAACGAAATCGGCGCAGTCTTGCCCAACTGTGAGGAGATGATGCAGCTTGGCAGCAGCGATCTGTTTGCGGTTCGCTATCCTGACCATCCCCTGTCGCAAGAAATGGATCGCCTGGTTCGCCAGATTGTGGCTATTGGGTAG
- a CDS encoding FAD-binding domain-containing protein produces MSELILFWHRRDLRIADNVGLAEGRSRSAKVIGVFCLDPGILQRDDVAPVRVAYLLGCLQDLQTRYAKAGSQLLILHDDPVKALPRLANALGAQAVYWNCDVEPYGQERDRQVAAALKEAGVEYQAFWDQLLHDPKSILSGSGTPYTVYTPFWKNWSSKPKAEPVADLQNAEGLTDSEKDAATKAGAIALPKLKDLGLVWDGGFILEPGEAAAQERLTEFCDRAMTDYQAQRNLPYEDGTSRLSAALKFGAIGIRTVWAATQTAQEQTRSDEAQEGIRVWRQELAWREFYQHVLYHFPELADGPYREPFKAFPWENNEKHFQAWCEGRTGYPIVDAAMRQLNETGWMHNRCRMIVASFLTKDLIIDWRWGEKYFMQRLVDGDLAANNGGWQWSASSGMDPKPLRIFNPASQAQKFDPEAEYIREWLPELRGLETAQLVTGIIDAGDRRSCNYPAPIVDHKKRQALFKQRYADAKGNKQG; encoded by the coding sequence ATGAGCGAGTTGATTTTGTTTTGGCATCGCCGCGATTTGCGAATTGCGGATAATGTGGGGCTGGCAGAAGGGCGATCGCGCTCGGCAAAAGTCATTGGCGTGTTTTGTCTCGATCCGGGTATTTTGCAGCGGGACGATGTGGCCCCGGTGCGCGTGGCTTATCTGCTGGGCTGCTTGCAAGACTTGCAAACGCGATACGCCAAAGCAGGCAGCCAACTGCTGATCTTGCACGATGACCCCGTGAAGGCGCTGCCTCGACTGGCCAACGCCCTGGGCGCTCAGGCTGTGTACTGGAACTGCGACGTGGAACCCTACGGGCAAGAGCGCGATCGCCAGGTTGCCGCTGCCCTCAAGGAAGCGGGCGTAGAATATCAGGCGTTTTGGGACCAACTGTTGCACGACCCCAAATCAATCCTCAGCGGCTCCGGCACGCCCTACACGGTCTATACGCCCTTTTGGAAAAACTGGAGCAGCAAGCCCAAGGCTGAACCCGTAGCGGATTTGCAAAATGCCGAAGGGCTGACGGATTCTGAAAAAGATGCGGCAACCAAAGCGGGGGCGATCGCCCTGCCCAAGCTCAAAGATCTCGGTCTGGTGTGGGATGGAGGCTTCATTCTGGAACCGGGCGAAGCGGCTGCCCAAGAGCGGCTCACGGAATTCTGCGATCGCGCCATGACCGACTATCAAGCACAGCGCAATTTGCCCTATGAAGACGGTACCTCCAGGCTGAGCGCCGCGCTCAAGTTTGGGGCGATCGGCATCCGCACCGTCTGGGCTGCCACGCAAACCGCCCAGGAACAGACCCGCAGCGACGAAGCCCAGGAGGGCATCCGCGTCTGGCGGCAGGAGCTGGCCTGGCGCGAGTTTTATCAACACGTCCTATATCACTTCCCCGAACTGGCCGACGGCCCCTACCGCGAACCGTTCAAAGCCTTTCCCTGGGAAAACAACGAGAAACACTTCCAGGCGTGGTGTGAGGGGCGCACGGGCTATCCGATTGTGGATGCAGCCATGCGCCAGTTGAATGAAACGGGCTGGATGCACAACCGCTGCCGTATGATCGTCGCCAGCTTTTTGACGAAAGATTTGATCATCGACTGGCGCTGGGGCGAAAAGTATTTCATGCAGCGGCTGGTCGATGGCGACCTGGCGGCGAACAACGGCGGCTGGCAGTGGAGCGCCTCCAGCGGCATGGACCCAAAACCGCTGCGGATTTTTAACCCCGCCAGTCAAGCGCAAAAGTTTGACCCAGAGGCGGAATACATCCGCGAATGGCTGCCAGAATTGCGCGGGCTGGAAACTGCACAACTGGTGACAGGGATCATTGATGCGGGCGATCGCCGTTCTTGCAACTATCCTGCGCCGATTGTCGATCACAAAAAGCGACAGGCCCTGTTCAAGCAGCGGTACGCCGACGCGAAAGGAAACAAGCAGGGATAA
- a CDS encoding cyclic nucleotide-binding domain-containing protein yields MHTVTAIADIPSTLHWLSAASLNTLRQQNPQLALRRLDWVVRLLSDQVIHAKAEIQELLQ; encoded by the coding sequence ATGCATACCGTAACGGCGATCGCCGATATCCCCAGCACGCTGCACTGGTTATCAGCAGCATCCCTCAACACCCTGCGCCAGCAAAATCCCCAACTTGCGCTGCGGCGGCTGGACTGGGTGGTGCGCCTGCTCAGCGACCAGGTGATCCACGCAAAAGCTGAAATTCAAGAACTGTTACAGTGA
- a CDS encoding ABC transporter substrate-binding protein, which produces METIKLTLRPRDEDNPAAGYRVRLDSRDLGELEAALPAMPNSLVAALADWKAAYAVQEGVRSHFRISGVKITHHTAQDVIRLSERLQEEFNEWLNDSNKHWRELREALIPLLRRNGYGNGNGNGGVNGNGNSNGNGDRPLLIIDLGKDDTLKRLPWQDWKLLRQHYYYSDAAIRVLNPATALGSRPSYPQAAKIRILVIVGESDDISTDQDLAAIQQLEYDHPDTVEVISLLQPSPATLQAALEDPQGFHILVYVGHSRSDDDGNVGWLLLNQTDEISIRNFKFALSKLVRKGLQLAIFNSCDGLGLAQQLAQIDVPRCIVMKEPVPDPVAVEFLQRFFHEFATKKRSLLMAMRSARQGLEHFNLRYSEVTWLPTVCVKQNTEPLTWQLLLDQLQQEPAIAPPHPPEPRPPQISPPQGTLPPLPSPAMNRRKWLVGAGTAAVLLGAIALVSLRPVRCLFVQCDAPGSGLSQGLVGPAGSGNPSPTLLPIERLITAGDNGNLLGSLKLEAPYAALKQAGINAFATGDYNTAKAKFDELRQLAQAQRQQFSNDSNSPDYKNATAALRDPEVLIFRNNAEVRLRRQAGQPTYTIAAVIPLSTPEGTLINIGEQMLFGIAQAQDKAVNRINAPTYLEVIIANDLNVPAQSRAIAEALVQPNLLALDGQTLLAVIGNYTSRGTCDSLPVYAAAKQVVISPLSTVMNLRARCNGADVFFRTTSSTQIEARTLADYLHQQKNQPRVALFANSKEFYSDDLRYQFESELRGTIVRTFDLSDPQFDATHALRQVEDVDALVVLPDGRTGNSESFNRALAVIKADGGKRLILASAPVYTADWSDRGSSSEERRALSNRLIVATDWFAACAPDFVQSANRYWLGGVNRVTAVSYEAIEVLLPKLRPGITSDEIRQGLATAQSPSSIFPGKTISFDARGDRKDLTTRVLTTLVDNPANPFDLVPGTACP; this is translated from the coding sequence ATGGAAACGATTAAGCTGACACTCCGCCCCCGTGATGAGGACAATCCCGCTGCTGGATACCGAGTTCGGCTAGATAGCCGCGATCTGGGTGAACTGGAGGCCGCGCTGCCAGCGATGCCCAATAGCTTGGTCGCAGCCTTGGCTGACTGGAAAGCGGCCTATGCGGTGCAGGAGGGCGTGCGATCGCACTTTCGCATCAGCGGTGTCAAAATTACTCACCACACGGCGCAGGATGTGATTCGGCTTTCGGAAAGGCTGCAAGAAGAGTTTAACGAATGGCTGAACGACAGCAATAAGCATTGGCGTGAACTACGAGAGGCGCTGATTCCGCTGTTGCGGCGAAATGGCTATGGCAATGGAAATGGGAATGGGGGAGTGAATGGAAATGGGAATAGCAACGGAAATGGCGATCGCCCACTGCTGATCATTGACCTTGGCAAGGATGACACGCTCAAACGACTGCCCTGGCAAGACTGGAAGCTGTTGAGGCAGCACTACTACTACAGCGATGCTGCCATTCGGGTGCTGAACCCCGCCACGGCCCTGGGGTCACGCCCCAGCTATCCCCAGGCTGCCAAAATCAGAATTCTGGTTATTGTGGGAGAAAGCGACGACATCAGCACCGACCAAGACCTGGCCGCGATCCAGCAGCTTGAATACGATCATCCTGACACAGTGGAAGTTATCTCGCTGCTCCAGCCGTCTCCAGCAACCCTCCAGGCTGCGCTCGAAGATCCGCAAGGCTTTCATATTTTGGTGTATGTCGGCCATAGCCGCAGCGATGACGACGGCAACGTGGGCTGGCTGCTGCTGAACCAAACCGATGAAATTAGCATTCGCAACTTTAAGTTTGCGCTGAGTAAGCTAGTTCGCAAGGGCTTGCAACTGGCAATCTTTAACTCATGCGACGGATTGGGGCTGGCGCAGCAGCTTGCCCAGATTGACGTACCCCGCTGCATTGTGATGAAGGAACCCGTGCCCGATCCGGTGGCGGTGGAGTTTTTGCAGCGCTTTTTCCATGAATTCGCTACCAAAAAGCGCTCCCTGCTGATGGCCATGCGCTCGGCGCGACAGGGATTGGAGCATTTCAACCTGCGCTATTCCGAAGTGACTTGGCTGCCGACGGTGTGCGTCAAGCAAAATACGGAGCCGCTGACCTGGCAACTGTTGTTAGATCAGTTGCAGCAGGAGCCTGCGATCGCCCCGCCCCATCCGCCCGAACCTCGCCCGCCCCAGATAAGCCCGCCGCAAGGCACACTGCCCCCCCTGCCGAGTCCAGCTATGAATCGGCGCAAGTGGCTGGTGGGCGCGGGGACGGCGGCGGTATTGCTGGGGGCGATCGCCCTTGTATCGCTTCGGCCAGTCCGCTGTCTGTTTGTGCAGTGTGATGCACCGGGGAGCGGCCTTAGTCAGGGGCTAGTCGGCCCTGCGGGATCAGGCAATCCCAGCCCTACGCTGCTCCCGATTGAACGGTTGATTACTGCTGGCGACAATGGAAACCTGCTGGGTAGCCTCAAGCTGGAAGCACCCTACGCAGCGCTCAAGCAAGCGGGCATCAATGCGTTTGCCACGGGCGACTACAATACCGCTAAAGCAAAATTTGATGAGCTACGGCAGCTGGCCCAAGCCCAACGACAGCAGTTTTCCAACGATTCCAATAGCCCAGACTATAAAAACGCAACCGCAGCCTTGAGAGATCCCGAAGTGCTGATTTTCCGCAACAATGCCGAAGTGCGGCTGCGGCGACAGGCAGGGCAACCCACCTATACGATTGCAGCGGTGATTCCTCTCAGCACGCCAGAAGGAACGCTGATTAACATTGGTGAGCAAATGCTGTTTGGCATTGCCCAAGCACAGGATAAAGCCGTCAATCGGATCAATGCGCCCACTTATTTGGAAGTCATCATTGCCAATGATTTGAACGTGCCCGCGCAAAGCAGGGCGATTGCCGAAGCGCTAGTTCAACCTAACCTTCTCGCGCTCGACGGACAGACGCTCCTAGCGGTCATCGGCAACTACACCAGTCGGGGCACTTGCGATTCTTTGCCTGTGTATGCCGCAGCCAAGCAGGTGGTTATTTCTCCACTCAGCACGGTGATGAATCTGCGGGCGCGGTGCAATGGTGCTGACGTGTTTTTCCGCACCACGTCTTCCACACAGATCGAAGCGAGAACCCTAGCAGACTATCTGCATCAGCAAAAGAACCAGCCCAGAGTCGCGCTATTTGCCAATTCTAAAGAGTTCTACAGTGACGACCTGCGCTATCAGTTTGAGAGCGAACTGCGGGGCACGATTGTTCGCACGTTTGACCTTTCCGATCCGCAGTTTGATGCAACCCATGCGCTGCGTCAGGTCGAGGACGTAGACGCACTGGTGGTGCTGCCGGACGGTCGCACGGGCAACAGCGAGTCCTTTAATCGGGCACTGGCGGTGATCAAGGCGGACGGCGGCAAGCGGCTGATTCTGGCCTCTGCCCCAGTTTACACTGCCGACTGGAGCGATCGCGGCAGCAGTTCGGAGGAGCGTCGCGCCCTCAGCAATCGGCTGATTGTGGCAACGGACTGGTTTGCCGCTTGCGCCCCAGATTTTGTGCAGTCTGCCAATCGCTACTGGCTGGGCGGCGTGAATCGGGTCACGGCAGTCTCCTATGAGGCGATCGAGGTGCTGCTGCCCAAGCTTCGCCCCGGCATTACGTCTGATGAAATTCGCCAGGGGCTAGCAACCGCACAATCCCCCAGCAGTATCTTTCCTGGCAAAACGATTAGCTTTGACGCACGGGGCGATCGCAAAGATTTAACGACTCGCGTTCTCACGACGTTAGTCGATAACCCAGCTAACCCGTTCGACCTTGTCCCTGGAACGGCTTGCCCATAG
- a CDS encoding helix-turn-helix domain-containing protein encodes MEQQQRSSQRRKVQVLWWLKTGQAKSVEQLAQLSGCHRTTVSRWLSQYRQSGLEALVKVASRSGRPRAISGEVLASLERELQDPEGFSSYGAVQQWLAAVHGQPVPYKTVHKTVRYRLKAKLKVPRPVSKKQTPGACESVQQTLQPR; translated from the coding sequence TTGGAACAACAGCAACGGTCATCACAGCGCCGTAAAGTACAGGTGTTGTGGTGGTTAAAAACCGGACAAGCGAAGAGCGTTGAGCAGTTAGCCCAACTGAGCGGTTGCCATCGCACGACCGTGTCTCGTTGGCTGAGCCAGTATCGACAGAGTGGACTCGAAGCGTTGGTGAAGGTGGCATCTCGCAGTGGACGACCGCGAGCGATTAGCGGTGAAGTCCTGGCATCTTTGGAACGGGAACTGCAAGATCCAGAAGGCTTTAGCAGTTATGGAGCAGTGCAGCAGTGGCTCGCAGCGGTGCATGGTCAACCCGTCCCCTACAAGACGGTGCATAAGACGGTGCGCTATCGGCTCAAAGCGAAGCTCAAAGTGCCCCGTCCGGTGTCAAAGAAGCAGACTCCTGGGGCGTGCGAGTCCGTTCAGCAAACCTTGCAGCCCAGATAA
- a CDS encoding DUF1822 family protein codes for MNTVELIGLPILLSQDAFESAAQFAAEQATPGKGKRVYLNTLAVYAVQTYLNWLELNTSLAEGDCWQPGLRAVLDVADLVLPGMGRLECRPILPGETTMTLPLETAQDRLGYVAVQFHEQLDAVDLLGFVRGVPFAEDNAPVEPMTVALSELLPLDSLLDVLHPELAIVNLREWLMGQFRHPEWRSPEAFVASHRTMRSGSRNTTGGSFSVPPDIDAQINSVSRAKAIEFQSLEKQVVLVVQVISITTEDNMLNVRLRLYPDASSDQLPRNLQITVLDETGAAILDSRPKSGSGWTEVELCDCQPGDRFSVRIALGEDSKIEEFCI; via the coding sequence ATGAACACTGTAGAACTCATCGGCCTACCTATTCTCCTCAGTCAAGATGCGTTTGAATCTGCCGCCCAGTTTGCAGCCGAGCAGGCCACGCCGGGGAAAGGCAAACGGGTCTATCTGAACACGCTGGCGGTCTACGCAGTGCAGACCTATCTGAACTGGCTGGAACTGAATACCAGCCTTGCTGAGGGCGACTGCTGGCAGCCAGGACTGAGGGCAGTGTTGGATGTGGCGGATCTGGTGTTGCCGGGAATGGGCAGACTGGAATGTCGCCCGATCTTGCCCGGAGAAACCACAATGACCCTCCCCCTGGAAACTGCACAAGACCGACTGGGCTACGTTGCCGTCCAGTTTCATGAACAGTTGGATGCGGTTGATCTGCTCGGGTTTGTGCGGGGTGTGCCGTTTGCAGAAGACAATGCCCCCGTTGAGCCGATGACCGTAGCGCTGAGTGAACTGCTGCCGCTCGATTCGCTGCTGGATGTGCTGCATCCTGAGCTGGCGATCGTAAACCTGCGCGAGTGGCTGATGGGGCAGTTTCGGCATCCTGAGTGGCGATCGCCCGAAGCCTTCGTCGCTAGCCATCGAACCATGCGGTCGGGATCTCGCAACACCACGGGCGGCAGCTTTTCAGTCCCTCCAGATATAGATGCCCAGATTAATTCCGTCAGTCGCGCCAAGGCAATCGAGTTTCAGTCGCTCGAAAAGCAGGTGGTGCTGGTGGTTCAGGTGATTTCCATTACCACTGAAGACAACATGCTCAACGTGCGGCTACGGCTGTATCCTGATGCTTCGTCTGACCAACTGCCGCGCAATCTGCAAATCACCGTACTGGACGAGACAGGCGCAGCAATTCTGGATTCTCGCCCCAAAAGCGGCAGCGGCTGGACCGAGGTCGAATTATGCGACTGTCAGCCGGGCGACCGATTTAGCGTTCGCATTGCGCTTGGCGAAGATAGCAAAATAGAGGAATTCTGCATCTAG
- a CDS encoding bifunctional diguanylate cyclase/phosphodiesterase, whose product MSKTRPHVPRRTSHREHVLHQITNRIRQSLELPEILSTAAREIRRFLGVDRVKIYRFAPDGSGEVIAEAIHNNQLPSLLHLHFPASDIPQSSRDLFVRARQRVITDVSAQHQMAHRLDHPDTGESLINHDIRHTPADPCHVQYLNTMGVQASLVVPVLHQRQLWGLLVAHHSKPRHFSERELQVVQLSVDQLSIAIAQANLLAQTRAQVLYEATLNQVSQLLHSPLSQPEIRQQVLEAMVAALKAVGGRLYIAAEPSGEVAQLYVTGEQPNSPNLEQDPVWQELLGRRTDGLSALTSTHTPSPEAIAQFASSLDTSLESEKSETLRFHTFDSLQADPRWQPIVALLEPTSIRAIALIPLQFQHQFVGYLGIFRSGYDQEILWAGQHQEDARNIMPRASFAAWREIKLNQAPEWTPQDIRLANSVAIHLYLAVTQRRVEAMMRYQASHDALTSLPNRLLFNDQLSLALASAQQDDEMLGVAFLDLDRFKLINDSLGHAVGDELLQEVARRLRACLRPCDAIARWGGDEFTLVLPHLHSAEDISHIAQRILDRLTSSFYLGEQEIYITASLGIALFPYDGADVETLLKNADLAMYQAKQQGKNNYQIYHEGMAVQTLNHLALESDLRKALSRKELLVHYQPQIDLMTGAIVGVEALLRWQHPLLGFVSPAQFIPLAEESGIICTIGEWVLRTACQQQRDWQAAGLPPMRMAVNLSAQQFQQSSLATSILQTLEETGIEPQYLELEITESAAMRDVQFTTSTLSRLVDLGVQIAMDDFGTGYSSLSVIKHFPLHTLKIDQSFVRDAPHNSSDVAIANTVVALGRGLGLKVLAEGVETAEQVEFLRSIQCDFAQGYYFSRPLPPEAIAPLLISKQVTG is encoded by the coding sequence GTGTCTAAAACCCGTCCGCATGTGCCTCGAAGGACATCCCACCGAGAGCATGTCCTTCACCAGATCACCAATCGCATTCGCCAGTCTTTGGAACTGCCGGAGATTCTCTCCACCGCAGCCCGTGAAATTCGGCGGTTCCTCGGCGTAGATCGCGTTAAGATTTATCGCTTTGCGCCGGATGGCAGCGGCGAGGTGATTGCCGAAGCGATTCACAACAACCAGCTTCCATCACTGCTGCATCTCCACTTTCCGGCCAGTGATATCCCCCAATCCTCACGGGATTTGTTTGTGCGGGCCCGCCAGCGGGTCATTACCGACGTATCGGCCCAGCACCAAATGGCCCATCGGCTGGATCATCCCGACACGGGCGAAAGCCTGATTAACCATGACATTCGCCACACACCCGCCGATCCCTGCCATGTGCAATACCTGAACACAATGGGGGTGCAGGCCTCTCTGGTCGTGCCAGTGCTGCACCAGCGCCAACTGTGGGGGCTATTGGTCGCCCACCACAGCAAGCCACGCCACTTTTCTGAACGAGAGCTTCAGGTAGTGCAGCTTTCGGTCGATCAGCTTTCGATCGCGATCGCCCAGGCAAACCTGCTGGCCCAAACCCGCGCTCAGGTGCTTTACGAAGCGACCCTCAACCAGGTCAGTCAACTCCTCCACAGCCCCCTCAGCCAGCCCGAAATTCGGCAGCAGGTCTTGGAAGCGATGGTGGCAGCGCTAAAGGCGGTAGGCGGACGGCTCTATATTGCAGCAGAACCAAGCGGCGAAGTGGCTCAACTCTACGTTACGGGCGAACAGCCCAACAGCCCAAATCTGGAGCAAGACCCGGTGTGGCAAGAACTGCTGGGGCGGCGCACAGACGGACTTTCCGCGCTCACCAGCACCCACACCCCCAGCCCAGAGGCGATCGCCCAGTTTGCCAGCAGTTTAGACACATCTCTAGAGTCCGAAAAGTCGGAAACTCTCCGCTTTCACACCTTCGACAGCCTGCAAGCCGATCCGCGCTGGCAGCCCATCGTTGCCCTGCTAGAGCCGACCTCTATCCGGGCGATCGCCCTGATTCCGCTCCAATTCCAGCACCAGTTTGTCGGCTACCTGGGTATCTTTCGCAGTGGCTATGACCAGGAAATCTTGTGGGCGGGCCAGCACCAGGAAGATGCCCGTAATATCATGCCCCGTGCCTCCTTTGCGGCCTGGCGCGAGATCAAGCTCAACCAGGCCCCAGAGTGGACACCCCAAGACATTCGGCTGGCCAACTCGGTGGCGATTCACCTCTACCTGGCTGTGACCCAGCGGCGGGTCGAGGCGATGATGCGCTACCAGGCATCCCACGATGCCCTCACTAGTCTGCCCAATCGGCTGCTGTTTAACGATCAGCTTTCGCTGGCCCTGGCCAGCGCCCAGCAAGATGATGAAATGCTGGGGGTTGCGTTTCTCGATCTGGATCGATTCAAGCTGATTAACGATTCGCTGGGCCACGCGGTGGGCGACGAACTGCTGCAAGAGGTGGCCCGGCGGCTGCGGGCCTGCCTGCGGCCCTGCGATGCGATCGCTCGGTGGGGTGGCGACGAGTTTACCCTAGTGCTGCCGCACCTCCACTCTGCCGAAGACATCAGCCACATCGCCCAGCGCATTCTAGACCGACTCACCAGTTCCTTTTACCTGGGCGAACAAGAGATATACATCACTGCCAGCCTAGGCATTGCTCTCTTTCCCTACGATGGGGCAGATGTGGAAACCCTGCTGAAAAATGCCGATCTGGCCATGTACCAGGCCAAGCAACAGGGCAAAAACAATTACCAGATCTATCACGAAGGCATGGCCGTGCAAACGCTGAACCACCTAGCGCTGGAGAGTGACCTGCGAAAGGCACTGTCTCGCAAGGAACTCCTGGTGCACTATCAGCCGCAGATTGACCTGATGACGGGGGCGATCGTCGGCGTAGAGGCGCTGCTGCGCTGGCAGCACCCGCTGCTGGGCTTTGTCTCGCCGGCCCAGTTCATTCCCCTGGCCGAAGAGTCGGGCATCATCTGCACGATTGGGGAATGGGTGCTGCGAACCGCTTGCCAGCAGCAGCGGGACTGGCAGGCTGCCGGATTGCCGCCGATGCGGATGGCGGTAAACCTGTCGGCACAGCAGTTTCAGCAGAGCAGTCTTGCCACCTCTATCCTGCAAACGCTGGAAGAGACGGGCATCGAGCCGCAGTATCTGGAGCTAGAGATTACTGAAAGCGCTGCCATGCGGGATGTGCAGTTTACCACCAGCACGCTGAGCCGACTGGTAGACCTGGGTGTGCAAATCGCGATGGACGATTTTGGCACGGGGTATTCATCCCTCAGCGTGATCAAGCACTTTCCCCTGCACACGCTGAAGATCGACCAGTCCTTTGTCCGCGATGCCCCCCATAATTCCAGCGACGTGGCGATCGCCAACACCGTCGTCGCTCTCGGACGCGGGCTGGGCCTCAAGGTTCTTGCCGAAGGGGTAGAAACCGCTGAACAAGTTGAGTTTCTTCGCTCCATCCAGTGCGACTTTGCCCAGGGCTATTACTTTAGCCGTCCCTTGCCACCAGAGGCGATCGCGCCGCTGCTGATAAGCAAGCAAGTAACAGGATAA
- the crtH gene encoding carotenoid isomerase — translation MPLSPVPPDGTAFDAIVIGSGIGGLVTATQLAAKGASVLVLERYLIPGGSAGYFEREGYRFDVGASMIFGFGNQGTTNLLTRALAAVGMEIETIPDPVQIHYHLPGGLDLKVHREYEKFLQELIAKFPHEAKGIRQFYDECWAVFNCLNAMELLSLEEPRYLTRVFFQHPFACLGLVKYLPQNVGDIARRCISDPDLLRFIDMECYCWSVVPADLTPMINAGMVFSDRHYGGINYPRGGVGQIAQKLAEGLEKAGGKILYKSRVTEILMENGRAVGVRLASGKTYRARRVISNATRWDTFEKLLPAAVLPKSEQKWQQRYRKSPSFFSLHLGVRADVLPPDTECHHILLEDWSRIEAARGTIFVSIPTLLDPSLAPDGYHIIHTFTPDWVDHWQRLSPSEYEAQKEDVAAALCDRLEAIFPGLAAGLDFQEAGTPRTHRRFLGRVDGSYGPIPRRKLLGLLGMPFNRTAIPGLYCVGDSTFPGQGLNAVAFSGFACAHRVAADLGLRG, via the coding sequence ATGCCCCTTTCCCCCGTTCCCCCAGACGGCACAGCGTTCGATGCGATCGTGATTGGGTCAGGCATTGGCGGCCTGGTGACGGCCACCCAGCTTGCGGCAAAGGGGGCATCTGTGCTGGTGCTAGAGCGCTACCTGATTCCGGGGGGCAGCGCGGGCTACTTTGAGCGGGAGGGCTATCGGTTCGATGTGGGCGCGTCGATGATTTTTGGGTTTGGCAACCAGGGCACGACAAACCTGCTGACGCGGGCGCTGGCTGCCGTGGGCATGGAAATCGAGACGATTCCTGATCCGGTGCAGATTCACTACCATTTACCCGGCGGTCTGGATCTCAAAGTGCATCGCGAATATGAGAAATTTTTGCAAGAACTGATTGCCAAGTTTCCCCATGAGGCGAAGGGCATCCGCCAGTTTTATGACGAGTGCTGGGCGGTGTTTAACTGCCTCAACGCGATGGAACTGCTGTCTCTGGAGGAGCCACGCTACCTAACCCGTGTGTTTTTTCAGCATCCCTTTGCCTGTCTAGGGCTGGTGAAATATTTGCCGCAAAACGTGGGCGACATTGCCCGTCGCTGTATCTCTGACCCAGACCTACTGCGCTTCATCGACATGGAATGCTACTGCTGGTCGGTGGTGCCCGCAGACCTGACCCCCATGATCAATGCGGGCATGGTGTTTAGCGATCGCCACTATGGCGGCATCAACTATCCCAGGGGCGGCGTGGGGCAGATTGCCCAGAAACTAGCAGAAGGGTTGGAAAAGGCAGGCGGCAAAATCCTTTACAAGTCCCGCGTCACGGAGATCCTGATGGAAAACGGTCGCGCGGTTGGCGTGCGGCTGGCCTCAGGCAAAACCTACCGCGCCCGCCGCGTCATTTCCAACGCCACTCGCTGGGATACGTTTGAAAAACTGCTGCCCGCTGCCGTGCTACCCAAGTCGGAGCAAAAATGGCAGCAGCGCTATCGCAAGTCGCCCAGCTTCTTCAGCCTGCATCTGGGGGTGAGGGCCGACGTGCTGCCGCCTGATACTGAGTGTCACCACATTCTGCTAGAAGACTGGAGCCGCATCGAAGCCGCCAGGGGCACGATTTTTGTCTCGATTCCCACGCTGCTCGATCCCAGCCTCGCGCCCGACGGCTACCACATCATCCACACCTTCACGCCCGATTGGGTAGACCACTGGCAACGCCTCTCGCCCAGCGAGTACGAAGCCCAGAAGGAAGACGTAGCCGCAGCATTGTGCGATCGCCTCGAAGCCATTTTTCCAGGTCTTGCCGCTGGGCTGGATTTTCAGGAAGCGGGCACGCCCCGCACCCATCGCCGCTTTCTCGGTCGCGTAGACGGTTCCTACGGCCCCATTCCCCGACGCAAGCTGCTGGGCCTGCTGGGAATGCCCTTCAACCGCACCGCTATCCCTGGACTCTACTGTGTCGGCGACAGCACCTTTCCGGGACAGGGGTTAAACGCAGTCGCTTTTTCGGGCTTTGCCTGCGCCCATCGCGTTGCGGCGGATTTGGGGCTGCGCGGCTAG